A region of the Bacillota bacterium genome:
AGCCAGCGGTACCGATTAAGGACCCGCAAAGAGCGCACCCTGGAGACCATGTTCGGCCCCATCACCTTTCGCCGGCGGTATTACTGGGACACCAAGGAACGCAAGCGGATATACCTGCTGGACGAACAACTGGGCCTGGGCAAGAGGGCGCAAGTGAGCCCGGTACTGGACGAACTGGCCATTTACTGGGCCACCAAAGGGAGTTCGTACCGCGACGCGCGCGACCGCCTGGAGGACCTTTACGGGTACCGCGTCATCAGCCACGAGACCATCCGCCGCCACCTCTTGCGCTGGGCAGAAAGCGTAAAAGCCCGGGAGGAAAGGGAAGCCGAGCGGGCTGAGGGGCAGCGCAAGGTGCCGGCCATATTCTTGGAGCCCGACGGCATCGTGGTGGCCCTCCAGCGCCCCCGGCGGCGGGATAGCCAACCGGAAGAGGAGACTCCCCGCCGGACCGAGGCCAAAATTTGCTTCAAGCACGAGGGGTGGGCACCGCGGTGGAGGGGCGCGGAAGACATGGGGGCCTGGCGCCTGGTGAACCCCGGCTACTATGCCAGCCTGGTGCGTGAGGGGTGGGTGTACTGGGAAGGCGTACGGGGGAATTTAAGCCGGGAATACACCGATTTAGACGAGACCCAGATCATCATCAACGGAGATGCCGCCAACTGGATCATAGCTGGCCTGGAACACTTCGGCCGGGCCATCTACCAGTACGACCGCTTCC
Encoded here:
- a CDS encoding ISLre2 family transposase; this translates as METLLAAISDGTKWSFCKLEKLVFAIVVEIIRRELVEILHMLDEYLMVHRDSQRYRLRTRKERTLETMFGPITFRRRYYWDTKERKRIYLLDEQLGLGKRAQVSPVLDELAIYWATKGSSYRDARDRLEDLYGYRVISHETIRRHLLRWAESVKAREEREAERAEGQRKVPAIFLEPDGIVVALQRPRRRDSQPEEETPRRTEAKICFKHEGWAPRWRGAEDMGAWRLVNPGYYASLVREGWVYWEGVRGNLSREYTDLDETQIIINGDAANWIIAGLEHFGRAIYQYDRFHITRDLRRALAGQRERWHAAREALQASDLPALLRELDLALAQEKLPRRRERIMELRQRITRYWEYIRDYRERLGEAADPSWQAVGSGEAHISLFENRLTGHGRAWG